Proteins encoded in a region of the Augochlora pura isolate Apur16 chromosome 4, APUR_v2.2.1, whole genome shotgun sequence genome:
- the LOC144468764 gene encoding facilitated trehalose transporter Tret1, with protein MTNAVVEKNGDIQNSDKSSLVGSCSLPKIQPSSPLEEEKSRSESSNTHNDVEGGNIGGSVARQVLAAFVAQLGTINTGMTFGFSAIALPQLQEPNSTIPIVADSAEESWIASMSSIGTPIGCLISGYMMDVLGRKRSLIITEIPALLGWILIAFATDIRMIYAGRFFVGLGSGMVGAPARVYTGEVTQPHLRGMLTAFASIGVSTGVLIEYALGSILSWNICAAISGIIPLAALMLMFFFPETPSYLISRSRPEKAREALQQFRGNNCNINQEMETLINFSNKNNIKRLTGFREIVRALLKPNALKPFTLLFLYFLIYQWSGTNVITFYAVEIFKDSGSSLDKYLAAVILGAVRLGSTIVACILCRRCGRRPLTMVSSVGCGLSMIGLGGYMWLKTYWTVNNLPLVATWFPILCIFAYTITCTLGFLVIPWVMIGEVYPIQVRGIIGGLTTMAAHSFIFTVVKTYPFLASAITRHGTFILYGCISLFGTIYFYLCLPETKGKSLQEIEDYFSGRNSNLRTGSINKPKVLEVRKGQVLP; from the exons ATGACGAACGCCGTGGTTGA aAAAAATGGTGACATTCAAAACTCAGACAAATCATCTTTGGTGGGCTCTTGCAGCCTTCCAAAAATTCAGCCATCCAGCCCCTTGGAAGAAGAGAAATCTAGATCAGAGTCGAGTAACACGCATAATGATGTAGAAGGTGGTAACATCGGAGGGAGCGTTGCTAGACAGGTTCTAGCAGCATTTGTGGCCCAGCTTGGGACTATCAACACGGGCATGACTTTTGGTTTTTCCGCAATTGCTCTGCCACAGCTGCAAGAACCAAATAGTACAATTCCTATTGTTGCGGATTCGGCCGAGGAGTCGTGGATag cCAGCATGTCGTCCATCGGAACTCCCATTGGATGTCTGATATCTGGGTATATGATGGATGTTCTTGGTAGAAAACGATCCTTGATCATTACGGAAATTCCTGCGTTACTTGGTTGGATACTGATTGCATTCGCCACCGATATCCGCATGATATATGCTGGAAGGTTCTTCGTGGGTCTTGGATCAGGCATGGTGGGTGCGCCAGCAAGAGTTTACACCGGAGAAGTCACTCAGCCTCATCTCAGGGGGATGTTGACCGCCTTTGCCAGTATTGGAGTGAGCACGGGCGTCTTGATTGAGTACGCGTTGGGTAGCATACTCAGCTGGAACATTTGTGCAGCTATCAGTGGAATTATTCCGCTCGCTGCCCTAATGCTGATGTTTTTCTTCCCTGAAACGCCATCCTATCTCATTTCACGCAGTAGGCCAGAAAAAGCCCGGGAAGCTCTGCAACAATTCCGCGGCAACAACTGCAACATCAATCAAGAAATGGAGACACTAATCAATTTCTCGAATAAGAACAACATCAAACGTCTGACAGGATTCCGTGAGATAGTGAGGGCCCTTTTAAAACCTAACGCCCTGAAACCGTTTACCTTGTTATTCTTGTACTTCCTGATATATCAGTGGTCAGGGACAAACGTAATTACCTTTTACGCCGTAGAAATCTTTAAAGACTCAGGGTCGTCATTGGACAAGTACTTAGCCGCGGTTATCCTCGGTGCAGTAAGATTAGGATCCACTATTGTGGCCTGCATCTTGTGCAGGAGATGCGGAAGAAGACCTCTCACAATGGTCTCGTCTGTTGGATGTGGATTGTCCATGATAGGATTAGGAGGATACATGTGGTTGAAAACATATTGGACTGTGAACAATCTGCCACTTGTTGCTACATGGTTCCCTATCCTGTGCATATTCGCGTACACCATAACTTGCACCCTTGGTTTCCTTGTTATACCTTGGGTAATGATAGGAGAAGTATATCCGATACAAGTGCGCGGTATCATCGGTGGCCTAACTACTATGGCAGCCcattcctttatttttactgtgGTGAAAACATATCCGTTCTTAGCCAGTGCTATTACTCGGCATGGTACTTTCATTCTTTACGGCTGTATATCTTTGTTTGGTACGATATACTTCTACCTCTGTCTACCAGAAACAAAAGGTAAATCGCTTCAAGAGATAGAGGACTATTTTTCTGGTAGAAATAGCAACTTAAGAACCGGCAGTATAAACAAACCAAAGGTGTTAGAGGTGAGGAAGGGTCAGGTACTACCCTAG